A window of Leptospira hartskeerlii contains these coding sequences:
- a CDS encoding PASTA domain-containing protein, with product MTKEELRSKYLPIGGYFFFIAFGLVVFFIAAFLVVFVRTKSSTMVVMPDVVGKPYNEVHNELMRLQLKVRLESKRYPDKTDGIIIYQSIRPGREVEAGSKVSLTVNIGLDRIDMPNLKGQSLVSAKNSMEKVLSGETYVSLTLGGITYVEVKEGEQPDTVVDQIPEAGKNITAGEKVFLLVTKPSTKKKEGEPQAGLEFKPGDSFAFAQRALVRAKISSKAEVVVTKFRPDNGKIESVQKVGNEYKFKVFYFEPEDRIESGYESFVYEAPENGTYSLIVKDQNDETKQMEISAPTTYQEGEKIQTVFYRTGDVTLVLLDEKGSKVKSKDYENEF from the coding sequence GTGACCAAGGAAGAACTCCGCTCTAAATATCTCCCTATCGGGGGTTACTTTTTTTTCATCGCATTCGGCTTAGTAGTCTTCTTCATAGCCGCCTTCTTAGTTGTATTTGTTCGTACTAAAAGCTCCACTATGGTAGTAATGCCGGATGTGGTAGGCAAACCGTACAACGAAGTCCATAACGAATTAATGCGTCTCCAATTGAAAGTCAGATTGGAGTCCAAACGTTATCCTGATAAAACAGATGGAATTATAATCTACCAATCCATTCGCCCAGGAAGAGAAGTAGAAGCTGGCTCCAAAGTTTCCCTTACAGTCAATATCGGTTTAGACAGAATCGATATGCCAAACCTAAAAGGGCAAAGTTTAGTCTCTGCTAAAAACTCCATGGAAAAAGTTCTCTCGGGAGAAACTTACGTTTCTCTGACATTGGGTGGAATCACTTATGTAGAGGTGAAAGAAGGAGAACAACCTGACACTGTAGTGGATCAAATACCGGAAGCTGGTAAAAATATCACCGCTGGCGAAAAAGTATTCTTACTAGTTACTAAACCTTCTACCAAGAAAAAAGAAGGGGAGCCTCAAGCAGGATTAGAATTTAAACCTGGTGATTCTTTTGCATTCGCTCAAAGAGCATTGGTAAGAGCAAAAATTTCTTCCAAAGCAGAAGTGGTTGTTACCAAATTTCGTCCCGATAATGGAAAAATTGAATCAGTCCAAAAAGTGGGAAATGAATACAAGTTTAAGGTATTTTATTTCGAGCCGGAAGATAGGATAGAAAGTGGATACGAAAGTTTCGTCTATGAAGCTCCTGAAAACGGAACTTATTCTTTAATCGTAAAAGACCAAAACGACGAAACAAAACAAATGGAAATCAGCGCTCCCACAACATACCAAGAGGGAGAAAAAATCCAGACCGTCTTTTACAGAACAGGAGACGTGACACTGGTTCTTTTGGACGAGAAAGGTTCAAAAGTAAAATCCAAAGACTACGAGAACGAATTTTGA
- the fmt gene encoding methionyl-tRNA formyltransferase codes for MKIAFFGTPEPSAKLLQALLQESEIQVQFVVTNPDRPKGRSKTLVPSPVKEVALAANLPVFQYESIKKEKEEALQNLAKFDAELYVVFAYGSILPKEIFSYPKFGSINLHGSILPDLRGASPVQTSLWKGYTKSGISIQYLGEKMDEGDIIAIQEVDVDLEDDTGTLMEKITQAGIQRLIPFLKGPRTSPFAASPQDHSKATYCTKIQAEDRVLDVKLSAIEIHNRIRALSPDLGGYCRFRDKRMVLWKTRPVDFSETPIQPGKLKRMDKKALLLQCGDGRFLEILSVQPENKNRMTVADFMNGFRISDEDRFE; via the coding sequence ATGAAAATCGCATTTTTTGGAACCCCGGAACCTTCTGCCAAACTTTTGCAGGCGCTATTACAAGAGTCTGAGATCCAAGTACAATTCGTAGTCACAAACCCGGATCGTCCTAAAGGAAGAAGTAAAACGCTCGTTCCAAGTCCTGTGAAAGAAGTGGCACTTGCAGCAAATCTTCCCGTATTCCAATATGAATCTATAAAGAAGGAAAAAGAAGAAGCACTCCAAAACTTAGCCAAGTTTGATGCCGAACTCTATGTTGTATTTGCGTACGGTTCTATTTTACCTAAGGAAATTTTCTCTTATCCTAAATTTGGTTCTATCAATCTACATGGTTCCATTCTTCCGGACCTAAGAGGTGCTTCTCCAGTCCAAACTTCTCTTTGGAAAGGTTATACTAAATCAGGGATCAGCATCCAATACCTGGGAGAAAAAATGGACGAAGGAGATATCATCGCCATCCAGGAAGTAGACGTGGATCTAGAAGATGATACAGGAACCCTTATGGAAAAGATTACCCAAGCAGGGATCCAAAGACTAATTCCTTTCTTGAAAGGTCCAAGAACTTCTCCTTTTGCGGCTTCTCCCCAAGACCATTCTAAGGCAACTTATTGCACTAAAATCCAGGCAGAAGATAGAGTCTTAGACGTGAAACTTTCTGCAATAGAAATACATAATCGAATCCGCGCCTTAAGTCCGGATCTAGGCGGATATTGCCGTTTCAGAGATAAACGAATGGTTTTATGGAAAACAAGACCCGTAGATTTTTCCGAAACGCCGATCCAACCTGGCAAATTGAAACGAATGGACAAAAAGGCCCTTCTTTTACAGTGTGGAGATGGCCGTTTCTTAGAGATCCTTTCCGTTCAACCGGAAAATAAAAACAGAATGACTGTTGCAGATTTCATGAACGGTTTCCGTATTTCGGACGAGGATCGTTTCGAGTGA
- the priA gene encoding replication restart helicase PriA has protein sequence MIQYAELAFDLPILEDTFTYEVPPGTQVGMRVEAKLRGRKEEGIVLSLHHNEPSYEVLQVDRVIDKTPVINEEQIGLAYWVKEQYLASLGECIHKMIPSGRRHSKVKLTEDITASEPFKLNEEQEAAYQNIKADFGKDSIHLLFGITGSGKTEVYLHLIRDILQNSNKGVLLLVPEIGLTYHIIRKLEAVFPGQIALLHSALKVSERFKAYTDLLQGKKRIAVGTRSAVFAPIANLGLVIIDEEHDGSFKEHSTPRYHARQVALQRCRQNKAVLVLGSATPSLEVYHLAKTGKIGLQILTKRPGTAKPPTVRIEENKKDARLIGSELTFAIKQRLDKKEQVILLLNRRGYSPLLYSEKEKTYIPCPNCTSHLCYHKKGTVICHLCGFSDSLQRLESKLGEKLVMMGTGTQKLEEFLLETFPGAKVERLDQDSIQDKSVLTDVIGRLVDGEIDILTGTQMISKGLDAARVTLVGVLNAGIGLGLPDFRAGERVFSLLTQVAGRAGRSDLAGEVLIETNTVDHPIIRMALDQDYIRFYESEIKTREELFYPPFSRLIRILSRSKDESLSLKTIEEVHQVLKKYLPEPNTVVLGPAPCPFYKIDANFRNHILIKTTMQNKWREILKKEIRPLKISKNVYLELDFDPLDLV, from the coding sequence TTGATCCAATACGCGGAACTAGCCTTCGATCTTCCCATCTTAGAAGACACATTTACTTATGAGGTCCCTCCAGGCACCCAAGTCGGAATGAGGGTAGAGGCCAAACTCAGAGGAAGAAAAGAAGAAGGAATCGTATTATCCTTACATCATAATGAACCCAGCTACGAAGTCTTACAAGTAGATCGGGTAATCGACAAAACTCCAGTTATCAATGAAGAACAGATTGGGCTCGCTTATTGGGTAAAAGAACAGTATCTCGCTTCTCTTGGAGAATGTATCCACAAGATGATCCCATCAGGGAGAAGGCATTCTAAAGTAAAACTTACGGAAGATATCACTGCTTCCGAACCATTCAAATTAAACGAAGAACAAGAAGCGGCTTACCAAAATATCAAAGCCGATTTTGGAAAAGATTCTATCCATCTTTTATTCGGGATCACTGGTAGCGGAAAAACAGAAGTATATCTACATTTGATCCGAGACATTCTTCAAAACTCAAACAAAGGAGTTTTACTTTTAGTTCCGGAAATTGGTCTGACCTATCATATTATACGCAAATTAGAAGCAGTCTTTCCCGGCCAGATTGCATTATTACATTCTGCTTTGAAAGTATCAGAAAGATTTAAAGCATATACGGACCTTCTACAAGGCAAAAAAAGAATAGCAGTAGGAACAAGATCCGCAGTATTCGCGCCAATTGCGAATTTGGGACTTGTCATCATAGACGAAGAGCATGATGGTTCTTTTAAAGAACATTCTACTCCAAGATATCATGCAAGACAGGTTGCATTACAAAGATGCAGGCAAAATAAAGCGGTATTAGTTTTAGGATCTGCAACTCCTTCTTTAGAAGTGTATCATCTTGCGAAAACCGGCAAGATTGGTCTGCAAATCTTAACCAAAAGACCTGGAACTGCTAAGCCGCCTACGGTCCGGATCGAAGAAAATAAAAAAGATGCAAGACTGATCGGCTCGGAACTTACATTTGCGATCAAGCAGAGATTGGATAAAAAAGAACAAGTCATTCTACTTCTAAACAGAAGAGGGTATAGTCCTTTACTCTATTCAGAAAAAGAAAAAACATATATCCCTTGTCCAAACTGCACATCTCATCTATGTTATCATAAAAAAGGTACCGTTATCTGTCACCTCTGCGGTTTTTCGGATTCTCTCCAAAGATTGGAATCCAAATTGGGAGAAAAATTAGTCATGATGGGGACAGGTACCCAAAAACTGGAAGAATTCCTTTTAGAAACTTTTCCAGGAGCAAAAGTAGAGCGCCTCGACCAAGATTCTATCCAAGACAAAAGTGTTCTTACTGATGTGATCGGAAGATTGGTAGACGGAGAAATAGATATTCTCACTGGAACCCAAATGATCTCCAAAGGTTTGGATGCTGCTCGAGTCACTCTTGTCGGAGTTTTGAATGCGGGGATCGGTTTAGGACTTCCTGATTTCAGAGCGGGAGAAAGAGTATTTTCTCTTTTAACACAAGTCGCAGGAAGAGCAGGGAGATCCGATCTAGCTGGAGAAGTTTTAATCGAAACAAATACAGTAGATCATCCGATTATTCGAATGGCACTAGACCAAGACTATATTCGGTTTTATGAATCTGAGATCAAAACAAGAGAAGAACTTTTTTATCCACCATTCTCTCGCTTGATCCGTATTTTATCCAGATCTAAAGATGAAAGTCTTTCTCTCAAAACGATAGAAGAAGTTCACCAAGTTTTAAAAAAATATCTGCCTGAACCGAACACAGTTGTTTTAGGTCCGGCTCCTTGTCCTTTTTATAAAATTGATGCGAACTTCAGAAATCATATACTGATCAAAACGACCATGCAGAACAAATGGAGAGAGATCTTAAAAAAAGAGATCCGACCTCTTAAAATTTCTAAAAACGTTTACCTGGAATTGGATTTTGATCCATTGGATCTAGTCTAA
- a CDS encoding sigma-54-dependent transcriptional regulator translates to MRIFIVDDEPEIRKSLQDILGDENYEAEQFSSGKNFLKHLKIERPSLVLLDVWLGKEDGLSILDEIKKIYPTVPVVMISGHGTIELAVQATKKGALNFLEKPLSISKVLEAVEDALVYSEKWESPEIKLESDEILGNSPAIQKVKFSIAQAAATNARVFIYGENGTGKELVAKTIFKNSKRKDQPFVEVNCAALPEELIESELFGYVKGAFTGATDTRIGKFEAANGGTLFLDEICDMSLSTQAKVLRILQEQRFEKLGSTEQVSVDVRIIAATNIPVEEAIKEGKFREDLYYRLNVIPITIPPLRDRKSDIPLLVDHYVRQTISENNLSPKIIEKEAVSILENHFWPGNIRELKNVIERLCIMTVSDIIRAQDVKDSMTGFVKANDLAEKGDFKKAKEEFEKQYILKTLQTNEGNVSKTSKALGIERSHLYRKMKSLGIQAEDIHD, encoded by the coding sequence ATGAGAATATTCATAGTAGACGACGAACCGGAAATCCGCAAATCACTCCAAGATATTTTGGGAGACGAGAACTATGAAGCGGAACAATTTTCATCCGGCAAAAACTTCCTAAAACATCTTAAGATAGAAAGACCAAGTTTGGTTTTACTAGATGTTTGGCTCGGAAAAGAAGACGGACTTAGCATCTTAGATGAGATCAAAAAGATTTATCCGACTGTTCCGGTAGTAATGATCTCAGGTCATGGAACAATTGAACTCGCGGTACAAGCCACCAAAAAGGGAGCATTAAACTTTTTAGAAAAACCTTTATCCATCTCAAAAGTTTTAGAAGCCGTAGAAGATGCATTAGTATATTCTGAAAAATGGGAATCTCCCGAGATCAAACTGGAATCGGATGAAATTTTAGGAAATTCTCCTGCAATCCAAAAAGTAAAATTTTCAATAGCACAAGCCGCTGCTACAAACGCCAGAGTGTTTATTTACGGAGAGAACGGAACAGGAAAGGAATTAGTCGCCAAAACTATATTCAAAAATTCTAAAAGAAAAGACCAACCATTCGTAGAGGTCAACTGTGCCGCTCTCCCGGAAGAATTGATAGAATCCGAATTATTCGGATATGTAAAAGGTGCTTTCACAGGAGCCACGGATACAAGGATCGGAAAATTCGAGGCCGCCAACGGAGGCACCTTATTCTTAGACGAGATCTGCGATATGTCATTATCCACTCAGGCAAAAGTGCTTCGTATTCTACAGGAACAAAGATTTGAAAAGCTGGGAAGCACCGAACAAGTTTCTGTGGATGTACGAATTATTGCGGCCACAAATATCCCAGTTGAAGAAGCGATCAAAGAAGGAAAGTTTAGAGAAGATCTTTATTATAGATTGAATGTGATCCCGATTACGATCCCTCCGCTAAGAGATCGCAAATCCGATATCCCATTACTTGTAGATCATTATGTAAGACAAACAATCTCTGAAAATAATCTGAGTCCTAAAATTATAGAAAAAGAAGCAGTTTCCATCTTAGAAAACCATTTCTGGCCGGGAAATATCAGAGAATTAAAGAATGTGATCGAAAGACTTTGTATTATGACTGTAAGCGATATTATCCGCGCCCAAGATGTAAAAGATTCCATGACCGGTTTCGTAAAAGCGAACGATCTGGCGGAAAAAGGTGACTTCAAAAAGGCAAAAGAAGAATTCGAAAAACAATATATTCTAAAAACATTACAAACCAACGAAGGAAATGTTTCCAAAACTTCCAAGGCACTCGGAATAGAAAGATCTCACTTATATAGAAAAATGAAATCCTTAGGAATACAGGCGGAGGATATCCATGATTAA
- a CDS encoding LIC_11548 family sensor histidine kinase: MEEENRYYLRDLLILSGVISIAVLAAELIHFRNSENIDIVDRMLIYVYYTVPLVILFLILSYFYRNRRNLETGRLKSSIRYRLSLSFLFIAMLPSFPVFLLTSNVIGRVFEGFYGLDIAQALEAGDHFVRKELDVEKNNLLEKAKLFRNLVQRQNPNPNLLTNRANELDLISNPNYYVGWYENSVPVLENRSFKLAISPEEFTSFGTEGISEKLALSQNLGFYLLKIDSPNPAKFLILGKRVFQGEESKAYSFINTRKNYITADLAKEKLPYEVRLTITLLTVFAFLLSIFFSLVFARKISRPIIDLANATQKVSLGDTDINLPLTEGGEIGALVESFNQMVKDLKSKNEELMHTQRIAAWKEVAQRMAHEIKNPLTPIQLSAERIRRKLNSEVPEEFQEIVTKGSETIVGQVKILEHLVNEFSEFARMPAPRLINQHLEPVVLESAKLFEHTPGIQIELNFAKNLPEIFLDKKLFLGIMNNLFKNAVEAIEKRRQRGDSGFSQGKVRISTVLEKRIMRRSVVLLVEDNGIGVSPEYRSKVFEPYYSTKDEHVSGIGLAIVQKTVIDHNGHISVDSSELGGCKFRIELPVA; this comes from the coding sequence ATAGAAGAGGAGAATCGATATTATCTTCGAGATCTTCTGATTTTGTCCGGAGTGATTTCCATAGCAGTGCTCGCTGCCGAACTCATCCATTTTAGAAATTCTGAAAATATAGACATTGTAGATCGGATGCTGATCTATGTGTATTATACGGTTCCATTAGTCATACTATTCTTGATCCTATCTTATTTTTATAGGAATCGTAGGAATTTAGAAACTGGCAGACTCAAAAGTTCCATTCGCTATAGACTTTCTCTTTCTTTTTTGTTCATTGCAATGCTTCCTTCTTTTCCCGTATTTTTGCTCACTTCCAACGTGATCGGAAGAGTCTTCGAAGGATTTTACGGATTAGATATAGCCCAAGCTCTTGAAGCCGGAGATCATTTTGTCCGCAAGGAATTGGATGTTGAAAAGAATAATCTATTAGAAAAAGCTAAATTATTTCGAAATCTTGTCCAAAGGCAAAATCCAAATCCGAATCTACTAACAAATCGAGCAAACGAATTGGATCTGATCTCCAATCCCAATTATTATGTGGGTTGGTATGAGAATAGCGTCCCCGTTCTCGAAAATAGATCCTTCAAATTGGCTATTTCTCCCGAAGAATTCACGAGTTTCGGAACGGAAGGTATTTCAGAAAAACTTGCCCTAAGCCAGAATTTAGGATTTTATCTACTTAAAATAGATTCACCGAATCCTGCGAAATTCCTAATATTAGGAAAACGTGTTTTTCAGGGAGAAGAATCCAAGGCATATTCTTTTATCAACACAAGAAAGAATTATATCACCGCGGATTTGGCTAAGGAAAAACTACCTTATGAGGTTAGGCTTACAATCACTCTGCTTACAGTATTTGCATTTTTGCTCTCTATCTTCTTCTCGCTTGTATTTGCTCGGAAAATCTCACGACCGATCATAGACCTAGCCAACGCCACACAGAAAGTTTCTTTAGGAGACACTGATATCAATCTTCCACTTACGGAAGGAGGAGAGATAGGCGCGTTAGTAGAATCTTTTAACCAAATGGTCAAGGACCTAAAATCCAAAAACGAAGAGTTGATGCATACGCAGAGAATTGCTGCCTGGAAAGAAGTGGCACAGAGAATGGCCCATGAAATCAAAAATCCACTGACTCCTATCCAACTTTCTGCAGAAAGAATACGTAGAAAATTAAACTCGGAAGTCCCGGAAGAATTTCAAGAGATCGTAACGAAGGGAAGCGAAACTATAGTCGGTCAGGTAAAAATTTTGGAACATCTAGTAAATGAATTCTCAGAGTTTGCTAGAATGCCTGCACCTAGATTGATTAACCAGCATCTGGAACCTGTGGTATTAGAAAGCGCAAAACTTTTCGAGCATACGCCCGGAATCCAAATAGAACTCAACTTCGCCAAAAATTTACCCGAAATCTTTTTGGACAAAAAACTGTTTTTGGGGATTATGAACAATCTTTTCAAAAATGCAGTGGAAGCGATAGAAAAGAGAAGGCAAAGAGGAGACTCAGGCTTTTCCCAAGGAAAAGTTCGAATTTCTACCGTACTCGAAAAAAGGATCATGAGACGTTCAGTGGTTTTACTTGTGGAAGATAATGGGATCGGAGTTTCTCCTGAATACAGATCCAAGGTTTTCGAACCCTATTATTCCACAAAGGACGAACATGTTTCCGGGATAGGACTTGCAATCGTCCAAAAAACAGTGATCGATCATAACGGTCATATCTCAGTAGATTCTTCCGAATTAGGCGGATGTAAATTCAGGATAGAACTTCCGGTAGCTTAG
- a CDS encoding HPr family phosphocarrier protein yields MKEIHLKINENGAGMHARPASVFVNCAAKYSCEVLVSKDGVEVNGKSIMGLMMLALAPGAEFSIKTEGAQEEEAANALAKLVEGDFAI; encoded by the coding sequence TTGAAAGAAATCCACCTCAAAATTAACGAAAACGGTGCAGGGATGCATGCTCGTCCTGCCTCTGTCTTTGTGAATTGCGCGGCAAAATACTCCTGCGAAGTTCTGGTCTCCAAAGACGGAGTAGAAGTGAACGGTAAAAGTATCATGGGACTCATGATGTTAGCCTTAGCTCCCGGTGCCGAATTTTCCATCAAGACTGAAGGCGCTCAGGAAGAAGAAGCAGCGAATGCTCTAGCCAAATTAGTGGAAGGCGATTTTGCGATATGA
- the hprK gene encoding HPr(Ser) kinase/phosphatase, which yields MSVPGINVSNILKDHPELGLKLIAGENGLQNRIHSSEINRPGLSLTGFYESFAHDRIQIFGKGEWAYITSKEGEDMEKLAADFFHFHLNCIIFTHGNVPPPIFVEYCDRLNIPLLGSDVSTHKFITLISQILDRSLAPRTMRHGVLIEVFGIGILLSGKSGVGKSETALELIERGHRLVADDMVEIRRLSESYLIGTCSDLLRHHMEIRGLGILNIKDIFGIGSVRDHKLIELIIHLEEWTEEKEFDRTGLENRTEEVLGVNIPLIKLPVRPGRNIPIIVETAAMNQRLKKLGKNAAAEFSQKLNIYLQQGKVERNPPQN from the coding sequence ATGTCCGTTCCAGGTATTAATGTTTCTAATATTCTAAAAGATCATCCTGAGTTAGGTTTAAAACTCATCGCAGGAGAGAATGGTCTCCAAAACCGGATACATAGTTCCGAGATCAACCGTCCTGGTCTTTCACTCACAGGATTTTACGAAAGTTTTGCTCATGACCGAATCCAAATTTTTGGAAAAGGAGAATGGGCCTATATCACCTCTAAAGAAGGTGAGGATATGGAAAAGCTCGCCGCGGATTTTTTCCATTTTCATTTGAATTGTATCATATTCACTCACGGGAACGTTCCTCCTCCCATCTTTGTGGAATACTGTGATCGTCTGAATATCCCGCTCTTAGGATCGGATGTTTCTACCCACAAATTTATCACCCTCATCTCTCAAATTTTAGACAGAAGTCTCGCACCTAGGACTATGAGACATGGGGTGCTCATCGAAGTATTCGGAATTGGGATACTCCTTTCCGGTAAAAGTGGTGTTGGAAAAAGTGAAACAGCACTTGAGCTCATAGAAAGAGGGCACCGCCTTGTTGCAGACGATATGGTGGAGATCAGAAGACTTTCCGAAAGTTATTTGATCGGGACTTGCTCGGACCTTCTCCGTCACCATATGGAGATCAGAGGATTAGGAATTTTGAATATAAAGGATATATTCGGAATTGGCTCCGTGCGAGATCATAAACTGATAGAGCTGATCATCCATTTGGAAGAATGGACAGAAGAGAAAGAGTTCGACCGAACAGGACTCGAAAATAGAACGGAAGAAGTCCTAGGCGTCAATATTCCTCTGATAAAACTTCCGGTTCGTCCAGGAAGAAACATACCAATTATCGTAGAAACCGCTGCAATGAACCAAAGATTGAAAAAACTTGGAAAAAATGCAGCGGCAGAATTCAGCCAAAAATTAAATATTTATCTGCAGCAAGGAAAAGTTGAAAGAAATCCACCTCAAAATTAA
- the rpoN gene encoding RNA polymerase factor sigma-54, whose protein sequence is MNLNHQLVQKQTQKLVMTQDLRQSIELLPLSTLELADRISAELVENPMLEEEPGSERSKSPELYSVDDLKRKEKNDFLKNSDQGWQDSFSLDKPQYRGTDASDRNQKYIESSPNAQSLSDHLLWQLRISSLKGKEMEIAEILISMLDDRGFISQTQAELATEIGVSAKIIKKVLEQIHQLDPLGIGAGSIQETLYIQAKILKPEDKNLHDLILNYLKDLEKLDYKGISKKMGLPVEAIEAMAAEIKKLEPFPATLYTPQKPDYIVPDVIIREIEGEFSILLNDEWLPKLKINKEYKGMLKKGAGAKDSDKEYISTKLNSAEWLIRSVNQRRQTLYRVVSAIIELQTEFFRKGVRFLKPLTLKDIAERLDLHESTVSRITSNKYVQTSWGILELKWFFSSGLKSKSSEGGMESSKTIHDIIRNLVKEEDPENPLSDQDIVEKIESKGIEIARRTVAKYRKILKILPSNQRKKVKSLEAR, encoded by the coding sequence GTGAATCTGAACCACCAGTTAGTACAGAAGCAGACACAAAAGCTTGTCATGACGCAGGACTTGCGTCAGTCGATAGAGCTTTTGCCTTTGTCTACTCTGGAACTCGCTGACAGGATCAGCGCAGAACTGGTGGAAAATCCGATGTTGGAAGAGGAGCCAGGCTCAGAAAGAAGTAAAAGCCCGGAACTCTATTCGGTAGACGATCTAAAAAGAAAAGAGAAGAACGACTTTCTTAAAAATTCTGACCAAGGCTGGCAGGATTCTTTCAGCTTAGACAAACCTCAGTATAGAGGCACCGATGCTTCTGACAGAAACCAAAAATATATTGAATCCTCTCCTAACGCACAATCTCTTTCAGATCATTTACTTTGGCAGCTTAGGATCTCTTCCTTAAAAGGAAAAGAAATGGAGATCGCGGAAATTTTGATCTCTATGCTGGATGATAGAGGATTTATCTCCCAGACCCAAGCGGAACTTGCTACAGAGATAGGAGTTTCTGCCAAAATCATCAAAAAGGTTTTAGAACAGATCCATCAATTGGACCCGCTCGGAATTGGCGCAGGGAGCATTCAAGAAACATTATATATCCAGGCAAAGATCCTAAAACCGGAAGATAAAAATTTACACGATCTCATCTTAAATTATCTAAAAGATCTGGAAAAGCTGGATTATAAGGGAATTTCCAAGAAGATGGGTCTCCCTGTAGAAGCAATCGAAGCGATGGCAGCCGAGATCAAGAAGCTGGAACCGTTCCCCGCGACATTATACACTCCCCAAAAACCTGATTATATTGTTCCGGACGTTATCATCAGAGAAATAGAAGGTGAGTTCAGCATATTGCTGAACGACGAATGGCTTCCTAAATTAAAAATCAATAAAGAATATAAGGGAATGCTCAAAAAAGGGGCCGGTGCCAAGGATTCAGATAAGGAATATATTTCTACTAAACTTAACTCCGCAGAATGGTTGATCAGATCCGTAAACCAAAGAAGACAAACATTATATAGAGTTGTCTCCGCAATCATAGAACTACAAACTGAATTTTTTCGCAAGGGTGTGAGATTTTTAAAACCTCTCACGTTAAAAGATATCGCAGAAAGACTGGACCTTCACGAATCTACAGTATCTCGTATCACTTCCAATAAGTATGTTCAAACTTCTTGGGGAATTTTAGAATTAAAATGGTTCTTCTCCTCCGGATTAAAATCCAAAAGTTCAGAAGGAGGAATGGAATCCTCCAAAACAATTCATGACATTATACGTAATCTAGTAAAAGAAGAAGATCCCGAAAATCCACTCTCCGATCAGGACATAGTGGAAAAAATAGAAAGCAAAGGGATAGAGATCGCCAGAAGAACTGTGGCAAAGTACCGTAAAATCCTAAAAATTCTACCATCCAACCAAAGAAAAAAAGTAAAATCTCTGGAAGCAAGGTAA
- the lptB gene encoding LPS export ABC transporter ATP-binding protein, translating into MGQRIRCQNLIKIYNKRKVVDGVSFDVRKGEVVGLLGPNGAGKTTSFYMSVGFVKPDSGHVFIDDQDVTDAPMHTRAKLGVGYLAQEASIFRKLTVAENLEAILETLNIPRSEIIRRRDELLLELQIMRVANQKGFTLSGGERRRCEIARALVTNPDFILLDEPFAGVDPIAVKDIQTVINSLKKKGLGILITDHNVRETLKITDRAYIMHSGRILIAGTPKELVNDKEAKRMYLGEDFKL; encoded by the coding sequence ATGGGACAAAGGATCCGGTGCCAAAACTTAATCAAAATATACAATAAGCGTAAGGTTGTAGACGGAGTCAGTTTCGATGTTCGCAAAGGAGAAGTAGTTGGTCTACTAGGTCCGAACGGTGCCGGAAAAACTACATCCTTCTATATGTCCGTCGGTTTCGTAAAACCGGATTCAGGTCATGTATTCATAGACGACCAAGACGTGACGGATGCTCCGATGCATACTAGAGCAAAACTTGGAGTAGGTTATCTCGCACAAGAAGCTTCTATATTTAGAAAACTTACAGTCGCAGAAAACTTAGAAGCAATCTTAGAAACTCTGAACATTCCTAGATCCGAAATCATTCGCAGAAGAGACGAGCTACTGTTAGAATTACAAATTATGCGAGTGGCCAACCAAAAAGGTTTTACCCTTTCAGGTGGGGAAAGAAGAAGATGCGAAATCGCCAGAGCCTTAGTAACAAATCCGGATTTTATCCTTCTTGACGAACCCTTCGCAGGGGTGGACCCTATTGCAGTAAAAGATATTCAAACCGTTATAAATAGTTTAAAGAAGAAGGGACTGGGCATCTTAATCACAGACCATAATGTTCGAGAAACGTTAAAGATCACTGATAGAGCGTATATCATGCATAGTGGTCGGATCTTAATCGCGGGAACACCTAAAGAACTCGTGAATGATAAAGAAGCAAAAAGAATGTATCTAGGAGAGGACTTCAAGCTGTGA